In Salvelinus sp. IW2-2015 linkage group LG23, ASM291031v2, whole genome shotgun sequence, a genomic segment contains:
- the LOC111950944 gene encoding trace amine-associated receptor 13c-like — translation MAFSEVDGYQAVQYCFPLHNSSCVKEVRSIAENILMHLFFFSVSAFTVFVNLLVIISISHFKQLHTPTNLLILSLAVADLLVGIVVIPVEAIKVIESCWYLGETMCSVFHGIVFSVIFASLYNLVIIAVDRYVAVCDPLLYISKITIGKTLTSIFLTWIFSFIYNLVILYCNGQWYRSQANKNCHGECVLIISFTWGIVDLFVSFVAPCSVIICLYMKIFKVARIQVKVMNITTRIKMSESKATKTLGVVLSVFLVGWITYHVGSLTEDYRAHSDVIITFLSWIVYIHSFLNPLIYALFYPWFKTAVRHILTLHILAPSSSLINLLPENC, via the coding sequence ATGGCGTTCAGTGAAGTGGATGGATATCAAGCAGTACAATACTGTTTTCCTCTCCACAACTCGTCTTGCGTTAAGGAGGTACGATCCATAGCAGAAAATATACTCATgcaccttttttttttctctgtgtcAGCATTCACAGTGTTTGTGAATCTGCTGGtgatcatctccatctctcacttcaagcagctccacactccaaccaacctgctcatcctctctctggctgtggcAGATCTGCTGGTTGGGATTGTTGTGATTCCAGTGGAGGCCATCAAAGTCATCGAGTCATGCTGGTATCTTGGTGAAACAATGTGTTCAGTTTTTCATGGGATTGTTTTTTCTGTCATTTTTGCATCTCTATACAATTTAGTTATCATAGCTGTTGACAGATATGTTGCTGTTTGTGATCCTTTACTCTACATTTCAAAAATAACTATTGGAAAAACATTGACTTCTATATTCCTAACCTGGATATTTTCTTTTATATATAATCTTGTTATTCTATACTGTAATGGTCAATGGTATCGTTCTCAGGCAAACAAGAATTGCCATGGAGAATGTGTGTTGATTATCAGTTTTACATGGGGAATTGTTGACCTTTTTGTCTCCTTTGTTGCACCTTGTTCTGTTATTATATGCTTATACATGAAAATTTTCAAAGTGGCAAGAATTCAAGTAAAAGTGATGAATATCACAACTAGGATCAAGATGTCAGAGAGTAAGGCAACCAAAACACTGGGGGTTGTGTTATCGGTTTTCCTCGTCGGTTGGATCACATATCATGTAGGCTCACTTACTGAGGACTACCgggcacattcagatgtcatcaTAACATTTCTCTCCTGGATTGTGTACATTCATTCATTCCTTAACCCTCTGATCTATGCATTGTTTTACCCATGGTTCAAAACAGCAGTAAGACACATCTTA